A stretch of the uncultured Desulfobacter sp. genome encodes the following:
- a CDS encoding MopE-related protein, whose translation MKTHFRFEIMFLFIIFCTVTVAYAETNQCDFDGDGDVDAVDLKVFSQKYGTTLWYKDADGDGYSDGETVYEFSPPPDFCDKSDLIDITGDCDDENADVNPAGSELCDDGIDNDCNGYVDSDDFACPSPEVCNNNRDDDLDGYTDCDDYDCSNDQACASPEICNNDRDDDLDGYTDCDDWDCNDDPNCSH comes from the coding sequence ATGAAAACACACTTTAGATTTGAGATCATGTTTCTTTTTATAATCTTCTGCACTGTTACCGTTGCCTATGCGGAAACAAACCAATGCGATTTTGACGGTGACGGTGACGTGGATGCCGTCGATTTAAAGGTATTTTCACAAAAATACGGAACGACGTTATGGTATAAGGATGCAGATGGAGACGGTTATTCTGACGGTGAAACAGTTTATGAATTTTCTCCGCCACCGGATTTCTGTGACAAATCTGATCTGATTGACATTACTGGGGACTGCGATGATGAAAATGCAGATGTCAACCCCGCCGGTTCTGAATTGTGTGATGACGGAATCGATAACGATTGCAATGGGTATGTTGACAGTGATGATTTTGCGTGCCCATCGCCTGAAGTTTGCAATAACAACCGTGATGATGATTTAGATGGTTATACAGATTGCGACGACTATGACTGTTCAAATGACCAAGCCTGTGCATCGCCGGAAATTTGCAATAACGACCGTGATGACGATTTAGATGGGTACACGGATTGCGACGATTGGGACTGCAATGATGACCCAAATTGCTCTCATTAA